In the genome of Paenibacillus pabuli, the window TGTTGTGAATGGTTATATCGTTATCCATCTCGTTCCGTTCCCCCTTGTTATTCAAAATTCAACTTCAAACTGCGGGATCTTTAATTACACCTTCTGATCTGCCCGCAGAACGCGAAAAAGACCCACCCATTTCCGGAGAAATGAGTGGGTCTGTAAGTTCAATTCACATTAAATTTCATCATCAACATGAAAAAATCCGCTTACTGAGAGGCCGCTCCACTTCCCTCCGCTGGTATGATCCAGATCAGGTTCAAAGGGTCCGAATCGTTTGATTCGTCTCAGCCGCAGGGCTCCCCTAGTGCAATGTTTAAGATATGCAGTTGTGTGTTCAGCATATATCACATGCAAGTGGAATGTAAAGAGGGCGGCTTAAAAGAAGTGTGCGTAATGAGAGTAAGGGAAGTAACCTATTCTAATCGTTTGAATGTAACAGTGAATCAAGCTCACTGATCAGACGGACAATCTGCTCAGGTGTGCCAATCGTAATCCGAAGCCAGGTAGGCATACCGAATTCGGCTCCGCCGCGGACAGAGATGCCTCTGTTCAACAATTCTTTGGTAATCGGTCCACTATCCTGCAACAGATCAACCATGATGAAATTTGTTTCAGAAGGGATGTAGGGTAATTTCCACTGATCAAAGGACTTCATTAACGTTTCCCGTCCTTGACGATTGTAGTGCAGGCAGTGAGAAACAAATTCATGATCATCCAGGCTGGCCGAAGCTGCGGCTTGGGATGTGGCTGTCAGACTGATGGGCAGCTTGACCCGGTTAATGCCTTCAATGATGCTTTCATTCCCGATGCCATATCCGATTCGTAGGCCGGCAAGTCCATATATTTTGGAGAAGGTTCGTAAAATAATCAGATTATTATATTGCTCCAGCAGCTTAACCGTATCAGGATAATCTTCACTTTCTGCGAATTCATAATACGCTTCGTCCAGGACAACCACGACATGGGAGGGAACATGTTCGAGTAAACCAAGTAAGGCCTCTGCTGTGAAAATGGTTCCGGTTGGATTATTCGGATTGCACAGCCAGATGATTCGGGTAGAAGCATTGATCCGCTGCCGGAATTGCTCCAGGTCCAGTGAATGGTTGACCAAAGGTACTTCATGAATGACCCCGCCTGCCAGCAGCGTAGCGCCCTTATACCAGTTAAAGGAGGGGACCGGAATGAGTGATTCCTCGCCGGGATTAAGATAAGCTTGGGCGGTAAGGGTCAGGAGCTCGAATGATCCACTGCCAAATACCAGTTGGGAGGTACGCACCTCCAGACGTTCCGCAAGTTTGTCACGCAGCAGTTGGCTGGAACCGTCGGGGTATTGAGCCAAGAGATCGGAACTCAGCGATCTGACCGCTTCCGCTGCCCGGGGAGAGGAACCAAACGGATTCTCGTTTGCTGCGAGTCGATCCACACTTTCCAGTCCCAACTCCCGCCGGATCTGTTCCATGGATTTGGCAGGCGTATAAGCTGGGATTCGATTTAACAGGTCTTTAACAGGAGGAGAGGGTACGGGTGAGAGGGATTGCATAATCATGCCTTCTTTCCATTGGAATTAGATCGAGAATGAGATCTGTTTCTGGGCAATCTGCTGTGGTGTCTCTTGTGGAGGAGTCAACAAGCGATTCAGAATCAGGTTTTCAAAATGAGCAAACCCGCTATCCCGAACGCGTGGCCGCTCCAGCGTAATTCGGGTATCCATCGTTATATGACCATCTTCGATTAACAGCACCCTGTCTGCCAGCGCAACCGCCTCGCTGACATCATGAGTGACCAGAATGACGGTCAGATCTTCTTCTACCCACAAGCGTTCGATTAATTGCTGCATCTCAATTCGGGTTAATGCATCCAATGCACCCAGCGGTTCATCCAGCAGCAGTAAGCGTGGATGACTGGCGAGTGCCCGTGCCAAGGCGACACGTTGTTTCTGCCCGCCAGATAATACTCCCGGCCAGTCACCTTCACGCTCTCCAAGTCCTACATTGCGAAGCGACTGGCGTGCATCTTCCTTGTTCTTGTCGGGGATGCCCAGCCGTACATTGTCGAGCACGGATTTCCAAGGCAACAGCCGGGCTTCCTGAAACAGGAACCGTGTCTCGGGTGCTGTACTGCCAAGCTTTCTGTTGCCCAGCATAACGCTTCCGGAAGAGGGGGACTCCAGCCCGGCGATTAGACGCAGCAAGGTACTTTTGCCACAGCCGCTTCGCCCAACGATGGCTACAAATTCCCCTTGTCTTACATTGACGTTGATGTCGGATAGAATCGTCCGCTGATCATACGATTTCTGAACCCTATCTACTTGAAGAAAAGGACTAATCTGACTTGTGCTCATGGATTAAATTCACGCTCCTTTGGCTTTACTTGCGGGATAGAGCCGGGTTCCAGCGCAGCCAGCGCCGTTCCAGCCATTTGGCGATGGTATCGGACAGCTTTCCCAGCAGGGCATATAGCAGAATGCTTAAGACGATTACGTCCATCTGCATGAATTCCCGCGCGTTCATCGCCATGTATCCAATCCCCGCATCCGCTGCAACCGTCTCGGCTACGATAAGGGTCAGCCACATAATGCCAAGTGCATAACGAATGCCCACCAGAATGGAAGGCAGTGCACCAGGCAGGATAATGTCTTTATAAAGGGACCAACGGCTGAGGCCATATACGTTGCCCATTTCAATCAGACCGGGATCGACTGATCGTATGCCGTGGAACGTATTCAGATATACCGGAAAGAATACACCCAGGGAAACGAGAAATAATTTGGCTTCTTCTCCAATCCCGAACCACACAATAACGAGAGGGATCAAGGATAAATGTGGGATATTGCGGATCATCTGCACGGAGGAGTCGGCGATCTTTTCCGCAAGGGAGGAGATGCCGTTCAGCACACCCAGCAGGAAACCGAGCCCCCCACCAATGAGGAACCCTCCCAAAGCTCGTCTGGCGCTAATACTCATATTGTTTAATAACTCACCGTTTCGAAGCAAACGGATGAAGGCCTCCAGTACCTGAGCGGGACGGGGCAAAATATTGGCTGCAACAACTCCGGATGCAGTCAGCCATTGCCACAGAGCCAGAATGAGTAGTGGTACAACAAAAGGAATAAATCGGTTAAACCATGCCCGGTTAAAGGTGTTGGAACGCACGTTATGCCTACCTCCTTGCTTCGTTCGTTATTGGCTAGCTGGAGCTGGAAGTTGATCCTGAAGAGCATCACTCCAGAATGTGCTCACATCGACTGCCTGGTCAAAAATTCCCGCTTGTTGAAACGTATCCGCTACGTCCTGTTCGGACTTAATGGCTTCGTCAGAAATGGCAACAATACGTGATGGCCGTTGTGCTTCTCCATCCGTGTAGGTTTTAAGGGCTTGTTCCACCGGCTGGTGAGTATTGTCTGCTGTAATCTGAGCCCATGCATCCTTATTGGCACGAGCCCAATCATTGAATTTGTTGATTCGCTCCAGATAATCGGCAAGGGCCTCTTTCTGTTCCGCATTTGCAATAGCCTGATCGGAGGCGGCTACAAGGAAGCTTCCCGACAGGATATCTTTGGCGCTGGCGAGCGTTGTTGCTTCATTCTGATGTGCGGAGATGATGGCATTGCCGTAACTGGCAAGGGCGTCCACT includes:
- a CDS encoding ATP-binding cassette domain-containing protein; the encoded protein is MSTSQISPFLQVDRVQKSYDQRTILSDINVNVRQGEFVAIVGRSGCGKSTLLRLIAGLESPSSGSVMLGNRKLGSTAPETRFLFQEARLLPWKSVLDNVRLGIPDKNKEDARQSLRNVGLGEREGDWPGVLSGGQKQRVALARALASHPRLLLLDEPLGALDALTRIEMQQLIERLWVEEDLTVILVTHDVSEAVALADRVLLIEDGHITMDTRITLERPRVRDSGFAHFENLILNRLLTPPQETPQQIAQKQISFSI
- the hisC gene encoding histidinol-phosphate transaminase, coding for MIMQSLSPVPSPPVKDLLNRIPAYTPAKSMEQIRRELGLESVDRLAANENPFGSSPRAAEAVRSLSSDLLAQYPDGSSQLLRDKLAERLEVRTSQLVFGSGSFELLTLTAQAYLNPGEESLIPVPSFNWYKGATLLAGGVIHEVPLVNHSLDLEQFRQRINASTRIIWLCNPNNPTGTIFTAEALLGLLEHVPSHVVVVLDEAYYEFAESEDYPDTVKLLEQYNNLIILRTFSKIYGLAGLRIGYGIGNESIIEGINRVKLPISLTATSQAAASASLDDHEFVSHCLHYNRQGRETLMKSFDQWKLPYIPSETNFIMVDLLQDSGPITKELLNRGISVRGGAEFGMPTWLRITIGTPEQIVRLISELDSLLHSND
- a CDS encoding ABC transporter permease subunit, whose protein sequence is MRSNTFNRAWFNRFIPFVVPLLILALWQWLTASGVVAANILPRPAQVLEAFIRLLRNGELLNNMSISARRALGGFLIGGGLGFLLGVLNGISSLAEKIADSSVQMIRNIPHLSLIPLVIVWFGIGEEAKLFLVSLGVFFPVYLNTFHGIRSVDPGLIEMGNVYGLSRWSLYKDIILPGALPSILVGIRYALGIMWLTLIVAETVAADAGIGYMAMNAREFMQMDVIVLSILLYALLGKLSDTIAKWLERRWLRWNPALSRK